ACCGTTGGATGCAGTGCTGGAATATCGGCAAGCCCTATATCAAAGAAGAGAATGACTATCAGCACAATTGAATTCTCGAGTAAACAAATTACTGATTCTTTCAATATAGGTAATTCAGCGACCTAAGTTTATACTATATAATAATTTTGATGACAAAAATATATTGATAGGCAATAAAAAATTTCTTTATTTAAATAATGTAATATTAGTGATAACGTCCATATAGTTTTAGCGTTTTGCCCTTTGGAGAGTCATAGATAGAATAGAAGCTTTTGCTCTAATAGATAGTTATACTACTAATGACGAAACTGGGTGCAACACTTTAAAGCTACACGCTAGCTAGATTTTCATGCAGAATCATGTCTACATTAAGCAACGTTGATATAGAAAAAGAACTGATTCAGGGAAACATCCTAATATATCCATTCAAGAGGGACAATATTAAAGGAGCAAGCTACAACTTTACAGTTGGACAATTCGCGTATCGAATTCCTGATAACCCAAATGATGCCAAGAGCAGCTATGAAAGTGTTTATGATTCTGTCAACAAGAGAATTGTTCTTCCTCCAAAATCTACAGTTCTTGTAGCAACCAATGAATCCATCTGGGTCTCCCCAAAAATAGCTGGTACTTACCACTCTAAAGTTAAATTAGTATCCAAAGGAATAGGGCATATAGGTACTACTCTCGATCCAGGTTATCTAGGAGTTGCTTTAGTTGCATTACACAACCTATCTGAAAGCGAAGTGCCTCTGCAAGTAGAAGAAGAGACTTTTGTGTCAATCACTTTTCATTACCTAAAGACCCAAGCAACTGTAGAACATGACAATGACCCAGGACGTCCTGATTTAGTAGCTATGATAGCTCCTAATGAAGAAGATAGAAAATGGCTAGAAATTCATTACAGAAGGAATAAAAACGAGTTGAAAAAGGCTTTAAATGAGGATTCTGACTTTGAGAAATTTAAGAAGTCTTACTCAGAAAAATGGCGAAGAGTTCTTGATTATATGCCTTATATAATTTGCTTGATCTTAATTGCTTTAGGTGTTTATTTAAGTAATTTTTCTTCTAACAAGCGCATTGATTTCTTCGCAGATAAACTTACTACAGGTGCCTTGGCAGTTGTTATTGTTCAAATATTCTCTGACATGAGACGTAGAGACTGAGCCATGGCTTCTTTCAGTACGATAAATTAGTAGTTATTTGATCTAAAGACATGAAGCTTAAAATAAAAAAAATTCACGAGTCAGCTATTATTCCTTCCTACGCTCATCAAGGGGATGTTGGTATGGATCTATACTCTATTGATGAGGTAGAAATTGCTTCTGGTGAGACAACTCTCATACATACTGGAATTACAATAGAGCTACC
The sequence above is drawn from the Cyanobacteria bacterium GSL.Bin1 genome and encodes:
- a CDS encoding deoxycytidine triphosphate deaminase, translated to MSTLSNVDIEKELIQGNILIYPFKRDNIKGASYNFTVGQFAYRIPDNPNDAKSSYESVYDSVNKRIVLPPKSTVLVATNESIWVSPKIAGTYHSKVKLVSKGIGHIGTTLDPGYLGVALVALHNLSESEVPLQVEEETFVSITFHYLKTQATVEHDNDPGRPDLVAMIAPNEEDRKWLEIHYRRNKNELKKALNEDSDFEKFKKSYSEKWRRVLDYMPYIICLILIALGVYLSNFSSNKRIDFFADKLTTGALAVVIVQIFSDMRRRD